One Aphelocoma coerulescens isolate FSJ_1873_10779 chromosome 5, UR_Acoe_1.0, whole genome shotgun sequence DNA segment encodes these proteins:
- the ZDHHC22 gene encoding palmitoyltransferase ZDHHC22, with the protein MLVLRLLNVVAPAYFLCISLVTFVLQIFVFIPSMFRDPSTTPLFSPALLHGALFLFLSANALGNYILVIQSSPEDLGKDLNLGKGAEMADWLDGNRSPGSALPCTHFCRLCARVTQRHDHHCFFTGNCIGSRNMRNFIMFCLYTSLACLDSLVVGMAYISATLSMSFADPLAFLTLLPHSISQFFSGALLSSEMFVILMLYLWLGIGLACAGFCCHQMLLILRGQTRYQVRKGMVVRARPWRENLQEVFGKKWLLGLLIPVLNVESNYRRQKEK; encoded by the exons ATGCTAGTTCTCAGGTTGCTCAATGTTGTCGCTCCAGCGTACTTCTTGTGCATCTCCCTAGTGACCTTCGTCCTCCAGATCTTTGTCTTCATCCCCAGCATGTTCAGAGACCCTTCCACCACCCCGCTTTTCTCGCCTGCTCTGCTGCATGGGgccctcttcctcttcctctcagctAATGCCCTGGGCAACTACATCCTTGTGATCCAGAGCTCCCCCGAGGACTTGGGCAAGGACTTAAACTTGGGCAAAGGAGCCGAAATGGCAGACTGGCTGGATGGAAACAGGTCCCCTGGCTCAGCCTTACCCTGCACTCACTTCTGTAGACTGTGTGCCAGAGTGACCCAGAGGCATGACCACCACTGTTTCTTCACAGGGAACTGCATCGGGAGCAGGAACATGCGAAACTTCATCATGTTCTGCCTCTACACCTCCCTGGCTTGCCTTGACTCCCTGGTGGTAGGCATGGCTTACATTTCTGCTACACTTTCCATGTCCTTTGCGGACCCACTGGCCTTCCTCACTCTTCTGCCTCACTCCATCAGCCAATTCTTCTCAG GAGCTCTCCTTAGCTCTGAGATGTTTGTTATCCTCATGCTCTACCTCTGGCTTGGGATTGGACTGGCCTGCGCCGGCTTCTGCTGCCACCAGATGTTGCTGATCCTGCGTGGGCAGACACGCTACCAGGTGCGGAAAGGAATGGTGGTAAGAGCCCGGCCCTGGAGGGAGAACCTGCAAGAAGTCTTTGGCAAGAAGTGGCTGCTAGGACTTCTCATCCCTGTGCTGAACGTGGAGAGTAACTACCGTaggcagaaagagaaataa